A single window of Plasmodium reichenowi strain SY57 chromosome 12, whole genome shotgun sequence DNA harbors:
- a CDS encoding putative membrane protein (conserved Plasmodium membrane protein, unknown function), which yields MNEKKSLISQILTESEILELGLNSSMMKYCSCPFILNKKYFVKICISYLITTFLFFCVYITLIILLLYSEKTELNKSILLIIYVYIFILFYIDLLISNNIKYDLIKKYNIKEVRKRIYDKYISQSKKQVNNRTNDFNNKNNNVLEEIQHNIEANKNVNRDNNIDINNNVGINNNLYRDNNVGVNNNLDRDNNVGINNNLDRDNNSDRHNNSYNHNNVDAHEENLKLLCDKKKRKKENTQRQYIVNKKEKTSKTKNGKIFSNEKYYITEEKYMNQYHHITNNESRLNFNENFYYNLYDLKDVNNVINIELLKYIQYENNNYSIKNKKFDIFLIVAGLINQINIFFDLVFLFYLYDYSVNLFFISLFIYLYYFVHMCIIIKFSSNIILLLFRIYRKSMHRSFRKKIKYCKYFASYIYYKMKRAFVCILRNMIKLRTNEKNIHETKSKIFFSKYTSYNSWSVFYNDNSCLTCEINSLPLIDETDSQYEEILRKKIYNHKTTRKKHKDNPDYEKALLPTHVQVIANMSSFLSYFHILNILKMKFLSAHNIYAHITFTIVFFVWKLLYTDIVLCLLKVFFLFYTDDVLSITLFLLISVVNIVNSYLINLLDHNLLSDINME from the exons atgaaCGAAAAGAAATCGCTAATATCTCAAATATTAACTGAGTCTGAAATTTTAGAATTGGGCTTAAATAGCAGCATGATGAAATATTGTTCATGtccttttattttgaataaaaaatattttgtaaaaatatgtatatcatatttaataacaacatttttatttttttgtgtttACATTACTcttataattcttttattatatagtGAAAAGACAGAATTAAACAaatctatattattaattatttatgtttatatctttattttgttttatattgatttacttataagtaataatataaaatatgatcttattaaaaaatataatataaaagaagtTCGTAAGAGGATATATGACAAGTATATTAGCCAATCAAAGAAACAAGTAAACAATAGAACTAAtgattttaataataagaataataatgtacTTGAGGAAATCCAACATAACATAGAAGCGAACAAAAATGTAAACAgagataataatatagatataaataataatgtaggtataaataataatttatatagagataataatgtaggtgtaaataataatttagatagagataataatgtaggtataaataataatttagaTAGAGATAATAATTCAGATAGGCATAATAATTCgtataatcataataatgttGATGCCCATGAAGAGAATCTTAAACTTCTTtgtgataaaaaaaaaagaaaaaaagaaaacacACAACGACAATATATCgtaaacaaaaaagaaaaaacgtccaaaacaaaaaatggaaaaatattttcaaacgaaaaatattatataacagaagaaaaatatatgaaccAATATCATCATATTACAAATAATGAGAGCAGattaaattttaatgaaaatttttattataatttatacGATTTAAAAGATGTTAataatgttataaatatagaattattaaaatatattcaatatgaaaataataattattctataaaaaataaaaaatttgatatatttcTAATAGTAGCAGGATTAATtaatcaaataaatatcttttttGATCTTGTATTcttgttttatttatatgattatagtgtaaatctattttttattagcttatttatttatctatattattttgtcCACATGTGtattatcataaaattTTCTTCAAACATCATCCTTTTGTTATTTAGAATTTACAGAAAATCAATGCATCGTTCAttcagaaaaaaaattaaatattgCAAATATTTCGCGtcctatatatattacaagATGAAGAGGGCTTTTGTAT GCATTTTAAGAAATATGATAAAACTAAGAACcaatgaaaaaaatatacacgAAACAAAGTcgaaaatattttttagtAAATATACAAGCTATAATAGTTGGAGTGttttttataatgataattcTTGCTTAACATGTGAAATAAATAGTCTACCTTTAATAGATGAAACAGATTCTCaatatgaagaaatattaagaaaaaaaatttataatcATAAGACCACCagaaaaaaacataaagATAATCCTGATTATGAAAAAGCTCTATTGCCTACCCACGTACAAGTCATTGCGAACATGTCAAGCTTTTTATCctattttcatattttaaatattttaaaaatg aaatttttatctgctcataatatttatgcGCACATTACTTTTACAATAGTATTCTTTGTTTg GAAGCTGCTTTATACCGATATTGTACTTTGTCTCCTAAaagttttttttctgttttACACGGACGACGTTTTATCCATAACCCTCTTCTTATTGATTTCAGTTGTAAATATTGTAAACtcatatttaataaatttacTGGACCACAATTTATTAAGCGACATAAATAtggaataa